One part of the Rhodococcus oxybenzonivorans genome encodes these proteins:
- the pta gene encoding phosphate acetyltransferase, whose product MAAPGTSAPVSPPGPSAPSSIYIASPEGDTGKSTIALGVLQMLCASAARVGVFRPIARSTEETDYILELLLEHTTADVGYEQSLGVTYEHVHADPDGALGEIVARYHTMAEQCDAVVVIGSDYTDVASPSELGYNARIAVNLGAPVLLALRGARRSPDEVAQLAALCIGELKAHHAHLIAVIANRCDPDELGAVTSALSATGVPAWSLPEIPLLTAPTMAELLDAVDGTLFSGDPELLHREALRVMVGGMTAEHILERLSDGVVVIAPADRSDVLLAMVNAHDAEGFPSLAGIIMNGGLLPHPAIADLMAGLKPRLPILTTSLGTFDTASVAAQTRGRVAVGSQRKVDTALSVMEQHVDPAVLVERLKLPIPSVVTPQMFEYQLIDRARRGRRHIVLPEGDDDRILRAAGRLLQRQVAELTLLGDEGQVRRRAAELGVDLSEAQVLDPRTSEYTTSFAEEYARLRAHKGMTLERAREVMGDISYFGTMMVHRGIADGMVSGAAHTTAHTIRPSFEIIKTRPGVNTVSSVFLMCLSDRVLAYGDCAVVPDPTAEQLADIAISSAETAAQFGIAPRIAMLSYSTGDSGTGADVDKVRSATAVVRERRPDLLVEGPIQYDAAIEQSVADKKMPDSQVAGKATVFIFPDLNTGNNTYKAVQRSAGAIAVGPVLQGLNKPVNDLSRGALVEDIVNTVAITAIQAAALEPRGADT is encoded by the coding sequence GTAAGTCCACCATCGCCTTGGGTGTCTTGCAGATGCTGTGTGCCTCGGCGGCACGGGTGGGTGTTTTCCGGCCGATAGCGCGATCGACGGAGGAGACCGACTACATCCTGGAGTTGCTGCTCGAGCACACGACCGCCGACGTCGGTTACGAGCAGTCCCTGGGTGTCACCTATGAGCACGTCCACGCCGACCCCGACGGCGCGCTCGGTGAGATCGTCGCGCGGTATCACACGATGGCCGAGCAGTGTGATGCCGTCGTGGTCATCGGTAGCGACTACACCGACGTGGCCAGCCCAAGTGAGCTCGGGTACAACGCGAGGATCGCCGTCAACCTGGGTGCGCCGGTGCTCCTCGCATTGCGGGGAGCGCGCCGCAGTCCTGACGAGGTGGCCCAGCTCGCTGCGCTGTGCATCGGTGAGTTGAAGGCACATCACGCTCATCTGATCGCGGTGATCGCCAATCGGTGCGACCCGGACGAACTCGGCGCCGTCACGTCCGCGCTGTCCGCCACCGGCGTGCCTGCGTGGAGCTTGCCGGAGATTCCGCTGTTGACGGCGCCGACCATGGCAGAACTGCTCGACGCCGTCGACGGCACGTTGTTCAGTGGTGATCCAGAGCTTCTGCATCGTGAAGCGTTGCGGGTGATGGTCGGCGGCATGACGGCCGAGCACATCCTCGAGCGTCTGAGTGACGGGGTGGTGGTGATCGCGCCCGCCGACCGTTCCGACGTACTGCTGGCGATGGTGAACGCCCACGACGCGGAAGGGTTTCCGTCGCTCGCCGGAATCATCATGAACGGTGGTCTGCTCCCGCATCCCGCGATCGCCGACCTGATGGCAGGTTTGAAACCGCGTCTTCCGATCCTCACCACCTCGCTGGGTACGTTCGACACGGCAAGTGTTGCCGCTCAGACGCGGGGCCGGGTGGCCGTCGGCTCGCAACGCAAGGTCGACACCGCGTTGAGCGTCATGGAGCAGCACGTCGATCCCGCTGTTCTCGTCGAACGGCTGAAACTTCCGATTCCCTCGGTGGTCACACCGCAGATGTTCGAGTACCAGCTGATCGACCGGGCCCGGCGCGGTCGCAGGCACATCGTCCTTCCGGAGGGTGACGACGACCGTATCCTCCGGGCCGCGGGCCGATTGCTCCAACGCCAGGTGGCGGAGCTGACACTCCTCGGAGACGAGGGGCAGGTGCGCAGGCGTGCCGCCGAACTCGGTGTGGACCTGTCCGAGGCGCAGGTTCTCGATCCGCGAACCTCGGAGTACACCACTTCGTTCGCCGAGGAGTACGCCCGGCTGCGCGCGCACAAGGGTATGACCCTCGAGCGTGCACGGGAGGTGATGGGCGACATCTCGTACTTCGGAACCATGATGGTGCACAGGGGAATAGCGGACGGAATGGTGTCCGGCGCCGCGCACACCACCGCGCACACGATTCGGCCGTCGTTCGAGATCATCAAGACTCGGCCGGGTGTGAACACGGTGTCGAGCGTGTTCCTGATGTGTCTGTCCGACCGCGTCCTCGCCTACGGCGACTGCGCGGTCGTGCCCGATCCCACCGCCGAGCAACTGGCCGACATCGCGATCTCGTCCGCTGAGACGGCCGCGCAGTTCGGCATCGCCCCGCGCATCGCGATGCTGTCGTACTCCACCGGCGATTCGGGGACCGGCGCAGATGTCGACAAGGTGCGCTCCGCCACCGCCGTCGTCCGCGAGCGACGACCGGATCTGTTGGTGGAAGGACCGATTCAGTATGACGCCGCCATCGAGCAGAGTGTGGCCGACAAGAAGATGCCCGACTCGCAGGTTGCGGGTAAGGCAACGGTGTTCATCTTCCCCGATCTCAACACCGGCAACAACACCTACAAGGCGGTGCAGCGCAGTGCTGGTGCCATCGCCGTCGGCCCGGTGTTGCAGGGTCTGAACAAGCCGGTCAACGACCTTTCCCGGGGCGCGCTGGTCGAGGATATCGTCAATACGGTGGCCATCACGGCCATACAGGCCGCGGCGCTCGAACCTCGGGGGGCAGACACGTGA
- a CDS encoding acetate kinase encodes MSDDTAGSVLVLNSGSSSIKFQLIQPDTGESIASGLIERIGEPDGHIVYRHRTGVEERHGVIADHRAGLKTVLEVVAEVGRPLGEAGIVAVGHRLVHGGKVFYEPTIIDDDVVRAISDLSSLAPLHNPANVIGIEVAREVLPDVPHVGVFDTAFFHTLPAAASTYAIDRSIAQQYDIRRYGFHGTSHQYVSSCAAQFLGRDTSELDQIVLHLGNGASASAIHGGRAVDTSMGFTPLEGLVMGTRSGDIDPGVLLHLYRQGLTVDRIDDLLNRQSGLRGLSGVNDFRSLRTLVGEGNADAALAYDVYVHRLRKYIGAYLVELGGADVITFTGGVGENNVDVRRDSLAGLERLGIIVDDTRNSSESRSPRRISSDDSEVKILVVPTNEELAIARAAVDLVGS; translated from the coding sequence GTGAGCGACGACACCGCAGGATCGGTACTGGTACTCAACTCCGGTTCTTCGTCGATCAAGTTCCAGCTCATCCAGCCGGACACCGGCGAGTCGATCGCCTCCGGGCTCATCGAGCGGATCGGCGAACCGGACGGGCACATCGTGTATCGGCACCGCACCGGCGTGGAGGAACGACACGGTGTCATCGCCGACCATCGCGCGGGTTTGAAGACGGTCCTCGAGGTGGTCGCCGAGGTCGGCCGGCCGCTCGGTGAGGCGGGGATCGTCGCCGTGGGGCACCGCCTCGTTCATGGTGGCAAGGTGTTCTACGAGCCCACGATCATCGACGACGACGTAGTGCGGGCCATCTCCGATCTGTCGAGCCTGGCGCCGCTGCACAATCCGGCGAACGTGATCGGCATCGAGGTGGCCCGGGAAGTGCTTCCCGACGTCCCGCACGTCGGAGTATTCGACACTGCGTTCTTCCACACCCTGCCCGCGGCGGCGTCCACCTATGCCATCGATCGGAGCATCGCGCAGCAGTACGACATTCGGCGGTACGGCTTCCACGGGACGTCGCACCAGTACGTGTCGTCCTGTGCCGCCCAGTTCCTCGGCAGGGATACCTCCGAGCTCGACCAGATAGTTCTGCATCTGGGCAACGGCGCCTCGGCGTCCGCCATACACGGCGGCCGAGCCGTCGACACCAGCATGGGATTCACGCCACTCGAGGGCCTCGTCATGGGTACGCGCAGTGGTGACATCGACCCGGGAGTCCTCCTTCATCTGTATCGGCAGGGACTGACGGTCGACCGGATCGACGACCTGCTCAACCGGCAGTCGGGTCTGCGAGGGCTGTCCGGCGTCAACGACTTCCGCTCGCTCCGGACCCTCGTCGGTGAGGGAAACGCGGACGCCGCGCTCGCCTATGACGTGTATGTGCACCGGCTCCGGAAGTACATCGGCGCCTACCTCGTGGAGCTGGGCGGTGCCGATGTCATCACGTTCACCGGGGGAGTGGGCGAGAACAACGTCGATGTCCGGCGCGACAGCCTGGCGGGGCTCGAACGTCTCGGCATCATTGTCGACGACACGCGCAACAGCTCGGAATCCCGGTCGCCCCGGCGCATCTCCTCGGACGACTCCGAGGTCAAAATTCTTGTCGTCCCCACCAACGAGGAGTTGGCGATTGCCCGGGCGGCAGTCGACTTGGTGGGTAGCTGA
- a CDS encoding serine/threonine-protein kinase — MSQENSGSPDPDVATQAASREPEQATQAAPREPEQATQASRPSGASTTGRSTRSPRSRSGGRLRLGGGLVEVPVVKTVDPASAVMSDPTVPENKRFCWKCGNPVGRKCATAEECEFGTCPSCAATFDFRPLLRPGELVSGQYEVQGCIAHGGLGWIYLAIDRNVSDRWVVLKGLLHFGDAEAQAVAVAERQFLAEVAHPSIVKIYNFVEQPRSDGTPMGYIVMEYVGGHSLRDVLSTHHRPERMPIEQAIAYVLEILPALDYLHSTGLVYNDLKPDNVMVTEDSLKLIDLGAVAGIEDYGYLYGTPGFQAPEIVKTGPTVASDIYTVGRTLAVLTLDMPSDKGRYLDGIPTPDNAPLLAEYEFFHRLLLRATDPDPAKRFRSAHEMAGQLTGVLREVLAQQTGEEHPGLSTVFSRQRTTFGTNEAVEQTDVYVDGVQRDQKLDARSVAQALAVPLIDPTDPNAPLLAAAVHSEPQQTLDSLRHARDNGIERLAGNPDVSFSRELTLAEIKAHLDLGDAATALTLLGEVEGDVGDNWRIDWYAGIAALLSGDYEAAFSHFEGVLQAMPGETAPKLALAATAELILQHWDTSDPAPWRSFAEKYYRSVWRTDHNAVSAAFGLARQLTERGDLSGALAALDEVPPTSRHFTVARMTGVLVLLSGRPIDKIEESELREAALRVAALPHEESRALQMRTLVLGTALDWIRSGHTSTTEQRPFLDVPFTEHGLRTGTEAALRALARKAPERTHRYALVDRANTIRPKSLF; from the coding sequence ATGTCCCAGGAGAATTCGGGGTCGCCGGATCCCGACGTCGCCACTCAGGCTGCGTCCCGCGAACCGGAACAGGCCACGCAGGCTGCACCCCGCGAACCGGAACAGGCCACGCAGGCTTCGCGTCCATCGGGAGCCTCGACGACAGGTCGCTCGACGCGGTCACCGCGCAGTCGCTCCGGCGGCCGCCTGCGCCTGGGTGGTGGGCTCGTCGAAGTGCCGGTGGTGAAGACGGTCGACCCGGCTTCGGCCGTCATGTCGGACCCGACGGTTCCCGAGAACAAGCGGTTCTGCTGGAAGTGCGGCAATCCGGTCGGCCGGAAGTGCGCCACTGCGGAAGAGTGCGAGTTCGGCACATGTCCCTCGTGCGCCGCCACCTTCGACTTCCGGCCGCTTCTGCGGCCTGGCGAGCTGGTGAGCGGCCAGTACGAGGTGCAGGGATGCATCGCGCACGGCGGTCTCGGGTGGATTTATCTCGCAATCGACCGCAACGTGAGCGATCGATGGGTGGTTCTCAAGGGTCTGTTGCATTTCGGTGATGCCGAGGCGCAGGCGGTCGCCGTGGCCGAACGCCAGTTTCTCGCCGAGGTGGCGCACCCGAGCATCGTGAAGATCTACAACTTCGTCGAGCAACCCCGATCCGACGGGACTCCGATGGGGTACATCGTCATGGAGTACGTAGGCGGGCACTCACTGAGGGACGTTCTCTCGACGCACCACCGCCCTGAGCGGATGCCCATCGAGCAAGCCATCGCCTATGTGCTGGAGATACTTCCGGCACTCGACTATTTGCACTCCACGGGCCTGGTCTACAACGACCTCAAGCCCGACAACGTGATGGTGACCGAGGATTCGCTCAAGCTGATCGACCTCGGCGCGGTCGCGGGCATCGAGGACTACGGCTATCTCTACGGCACACCGGGTTTCCAGGCACCGGAGATCGTGAAGACGGGCCCGACCGTCGCCTCCGACATCTACACGGTGGGCCGCACGCTGGCGGTGCTGACGCTCGACATGCCCTCCGACAAGGGCCGGTACCTCGACGGGATACCGACGCCGGACAACGCGCCGCTGCTGGCCGAATACGAGTTCTTCCATCGACTCCTGCTGCGTGCCACCGATCCCGACCCCGCGAAGCGTTTCCGCTCGGCGCACGAGATGGCCGGTCAGCTCACCGGCGTGCTCCGTGAGGTACTCGCGCAGCAGACCGGCGAGGAGCACCCCGGACTCTCCACGGTGTTCAGCAGGCAGCGAACAACTTTCGGCACCAACGAGGCCGTCGAACAGACCGACGTCTACGTCGACGGTGTGCAACGAGACCAGAAACTCGATGCGCGCTCGGTGGCGCAGGCCCTGGCGGTGCCGCTGATCGATCCCACCGACCCCAACGCTCCCCTGCTGGCCGCCGCCGTTCACAGCGAACCGCAGCAGACGCTCGACTCCCTGCGACATGCCCGGGACAACGGCATCGAACGCCTCGCCGGAAATCCCGATGTGTCGTTTTCCCGCGAACTCACGCTCGCCGAGATCAAGGCCCACCTCGATCTCGGCGACGCGGCCACGGCACTCACCCTGCTCGGGGAAGTGGAGGGAGACGTCGGCGACAACTGGCGGATCGACTGGTATGCAGGAATCGCCGCACTGCTCTCCGGCGACTACGAGGCGGCCTTCTCCCACTTCGAAGGCGTGCTGCAAGCGATGCCCGGTGAGACGGCACCCAAGCTCGCCCTGGCCGCGACCGCCGAGTTGATCCTGCAGCACTGGGATACCTCGGACCCGGCCCCGTGGCGGTCGTTCGCGGAGAAGTACTACCGGTCGGTGTGGCGCACCGACCACAACGCTGTGAGTGCGGCATTCGGGCTGGCACGGCAACTCACCGAGCGCGGAGATCTTTCCGGTGCCCTCGCGGCGCTCGACGAGGTTCCCCCCACCTCCCGGCACTTCACCGTGGCCCGGATGACCGGTGTGCTGGTGCTGCTGTCCGGGCGGCCGATCGACAAGATCGAGGAGTCCGAGCTGCGCGAGGCGGCGCTTCGTGTCGCCGCGCTGCCGCACGAAGAGAGCCGGGCACTCCAGATGCGCACCCTCGTGCTGGGTACCGCACTCGACTGGATACGCAGCGGCCACACGTCGACCACCGAACAAAGACCTTTCCTCGATGTGCCGTTCACCGAACACGGGTTACGCACGGGCACCGAGGCGGCGCTGCGCGCACTGGCCCGCAAAGCCCCCGAACGCACCCACCGCTATGCACTGGTCGACCGGGCCAACACCATTCGCCCGAAAAGCCTGTTCTAG
- a CDS encoding glutamate ABC transporter substrate-binding protein, translating to MRRHRIAPVVLALAMLLCGCTQSTSGHVGSPSISYTEPPLPAGVAPAPTDRSTPAPAPGGDCGDPTASLRPVSDAGTPPSPTVDAIRARGRLIVGLDTGSNLMSFRDPATGMIEGFDVDIAREIARDLFGDPERLEYRILTSADRERALQESLVDVVAKTMTITCDRRERVAFSSQYFEARQRVLVVKGSPIRGPAELAGQRVCVVRGTTSLERLQQVAPTAEILTVPMWSDCLVVLQQRQVDAVTSDDTILAGLASQDPYLEIVGDSMGAEPYGIGITKSNEDLVRFVNATLERIRRDGTWTDSYNRWLSMLGPSPVPPAAVYQD from the coding sequence GTGAGGCGGCACCGGATCGCACCCGTGGTGCTAGCGCTGGCGATGCTCCTCTGCGGTTGCACCCAGTCGACGTCGGGGCACGTCGGTTCGCCGAGCATCTCGTACACCGAACCGCCGTTACCGGCCGGCGTCGCCCCGGCACCGACGGACCGTTCGACACCGGCTCCCGCGCCGGGCGGCGACTGCGGCGATCCCACAGCCAGTCTGCGCCCCGTTTCCGACGCAGGCACACCACCGAGTCCGACCGTTGACGCCATCCGCGCGCGGGGCCGGCTGATCGTCGGGTTGGACACCGGCAGTAACCTCATGAGTTTCCGCGACCCGGCCACCGGCATGATCGAGGGCTTCGATGTCGACATCGCCCGTGAGATTGCACGGGATCTGTTCGGTGACCCGGAGCGCCTGGAGTACCGAATTCTCACGTCCGCCGATCGTGAACGGGCGCTGCAGGAGTCGCTGGTCGATGTCGTCGCCAAGACGATGACGATCACCTGCGACCGGCGAGAGAGGGTGGCGTTCTCGAGCCAGTACTTCGAGGCGCGACAACGGGTCCTCGTCGTCAAGGGCTCGCCCATCCGCGGTCCGGCGGAGCTGGCCGGACAACGGGTATGTGTGGTGCGCGGCACCACCTCCTTGGAGCGGCTGCAGCAGGTGGCGCCGACGGCCGAGATCCTCACCGTGCCGATGTGGTCCGACTGCCTGGTGGTGTTGCAGCAACGGCAGGTCGATGCGGTGACGTCCGACGACACGATTCTGGCCGGACTGGCATCTCAGGACCCGTACCTCGAGATCGTCGGGGACAGCATGGGCGCCGAACCGTACGGGATCGGCATCACCAAATCGAACGAGGACCTCGTGCGGTTCGTCAACGCAACCCTCGAGCGGATCCGCCGCGACGGAACCTGGACCGACTCCTACAACCGCTGGTTGTCGATGCTGGGACCGTCGCCCGTCCCTCCGGCCGCCGTGTACCAGGACTGA
- a CDS encoding NUDIX hydrolase codes for MRGDGDGWATGPDGSRHWGKHGAAGLLLRAPLADETPAVLLQHRAVWSHQGGTWALPGGARDSHETTTHAAVREAREETGIESAAIRVRTEVVTMEAASGWSYTTVIADAERPLPTVANGESTELRWVRESDVAGLPLHPGFQAGWQMLRTTEVRLVLAGHDVLGEHASLTHLSKALPRTIHMPDGTYGWLPRVEVLDSLEVIGGTAEPAGHGTTVGTVTAVVTADPELVDQLAGTVLTLEPSTVLGWLDQP; via the coding sequence ATGCGTGGTGACGGGGACGGCTGGGCAACCGGTCCGGACGGCAGTCGTCATTGGGGCAAGCACGGTGCGGCCGGATTGTTGTTGCGTGCTCCGCTCGCGGACGAGACGCCGGCGGTGCTGCTCCAACATCGTGCGGTCTGGAGCCATCAAGGTGGGACGTGGGCGTTGCCCGGCGGCGCCCGGGACAGCCACGAGACGACGACCCATGCTGCGGTCCGGGAAGCCAGAGAGGAGACCGGCATCGAGAGCGCGGCCATCCGGGTGCGCACCGAGGTCGTGACGATGGAAGCCGCCAGCGGCTGGAGCTACACCACAGTGATCGCCGACGCCGAGCGCCCGCTCCCCACCGTTGCCAACGGTGAGAGCACGGAGCTGCGCTGGGTTCGTGAATCCGACGTCGCAGGGCTGCCGCTCCATCCGGGGTTCCAGGCGGGCTGGCAGATGCTGCGCACCACGGAGGTTCGGCTGGTCCTCGCCGGGCACGACGTTCTGGGGGAGCACGCCTCGCTGACACACTTGTCGAAGGCGTTGCCCCGCACGATCCACATGCCCGACGGAACCTACGGCTGGCTCCCGCGCGTCGAGGTGCTCGACTCGCTCGAGGTGATCGGTGGCACCGCAGAGCCGGCAGGCCATGGCACCACCGTCGGAACGGTGACCGCCGTGGTGACCGCGGACCCCGAACTCGTCGACCAACTCGCGGGCACCGTCCTCACCCTGGAGCCGTCGACCGTCCTGGGCTGGCTGGATCAGCCCTGA
- the thiE gene encoding thiamine phosphate synthase, with product MTTSHHTSHAERRRRLGAARLYLCTDARREKGDLAQFAEAALSGGVDIIQLRDKGSAGERELGPMDARDELAALSVLAAVARRHGALLAVNDRADMALAAGADVLHLGQGDLPVPYARNVVGPDVLIGRSTHSRAQASLAAIEDDVDYFCTGPVWATPTKPGRTAAGIELVRSTADAQPTRPWFAIGGIDESRVPEILAAGATRIVVVRAITEARDPQAAARSLAGMLRVNS from the coding sequence GTGACCACCTCGCATCACACCAGCCATGCAGAACGTCGGCGTCGCCTCGGAGCTGCGCGTTTGTACCTGTGTACCGACGCTCGACGCGAGAAAGGTGACCTGGCACAGTTCGCGGAAGCCGCGCTGTCCGGTGGTGTCGACATCATCCAGCTCCGCGACAAGGGCTCGGCCGGCGAGCGCGAGCTGGGTCCGATGGACGCACGCGACGAACTTGCGGCACTGTCCGTGCTCGCCGCCGTCGCACGGAGGCACGGCGCCCTGCTCGCCGTCAACGACCGCGCGGACATGGCGCTCGCAGCCGGAGCCGATGTCCTTCACCTCGGCCAGGGCGACCTTCCGGTGCCGTACGCCCGGAACGTCGTAGGGCCGGATGTCCTGATCGGCCGGTCCACCCACAGCCGGGCGCAGGCCAGTCTCGCGGCGATCGAGGACGACGTCGACTACTTCTGCACCGGGCCCGTGTGGGCCACCCCCACCAAGCCGGGACGCACGGCGGCGGGTATTGAACTGGTGCGGTCCACCGCCGATGCACAGCCCACCCGACCCTGGTTTGCGATCGGTGGCATCGACGAGTCGCGGGTACCGGAAATTCTGGCTGCGGGAGCCACCCGCATCGTCGTGGTGCGGGCGATCACGGAGGCCCGGGACCCTCAGGCGGCGGCGCGCTCACTTGCCGGAATGCTCCGCGTCAACAGCTGA
- the thiO gene encoding glycine oxidase ThiO, whose translation MSTVLRPRSVSVVGGGVIGLSIAWRAAHAGWSVRLYDPAIGSGASWVAGGMLAPLSEGWPGEESVLELGSASLDRWPDFGKELEAAAGVELFTSASSLTVALDAADAEDLRTIAEWVGAQGRDLQILSRSEVRELEPMLGRGVRLGLLAVAELAVDNRLLLAALRTCAVDTGVELIEESVSDLGLLDTDQIVLTAGVASPSLWPGLPVRPVKGEILRLRARPGVTPAPGRTIRGSVHGRPAYIVPRADGIVVGATQHESGHDTQVTVAGVRDLIADAEALMPAIGEYELREASAGLRPMTPDNLPLIGRVSDRVVVATGHGRNGVLLTPVTADATVALLEGSALAEAKAADPGRFEKVAR comes from the coding sequence ATGTCAACGGTTCTGAGACCACGGTCGGTGTCCGTTGTCGGCGGCGGTGTGATCGGGCTTTCGATTGCGTGGCGCGCCGCCCACGCCGGATGGTCGGTCCGCCTGTACGACCCGGCGATCGGCTCGGGTGCTTCGTGGGTGGCGGGGGGAATGCTGGCACCGCTGTCCGAGGGCTGGCCCGGCGAGGAGAGTGTCCTCGAGCTGGGCAGTGCGTCACTGGACCGGTGGCCCGACTTCGGCAAGGAGCTCGAGGCCGCCGCCGGTGTCGAGCTGTTCACGTCGGCCAGTTCACTCACCGTCGCGCTCGACGCCGCCGATGCCGAAGATCTGCGCACCATCGCCGAATGGGTCGGTGCGCAGGGACGCGATCTGCAGATCCTGAGCCGAAGCGAGGTACGCGAACTCGAGCCGATGCTCGGGCGTGGGGTTCGGCTCGGACTGCTCGCGGTCGCGGAACTCGCCGTCGACAACCGGTTGCTGCTGGCGGCACTGCGAACGTGCGCAGTCGACACCGGAGTGGAGTTGATCGAGGAGAGTGTGTCCGACCTCGGCCTGCTCGACACCGACCAGATCGTCCTCACCGCAGGCGTGGCGTCTCCGTCGCTGTGGCCGGGGCTTCCGGTTCGCCCGGTGAAGGGGGAGATCCTGCGACTGCGAGCCCGTCCCGGGGTGACGCCGGCGCCGGGGCGGACCATTCGCGGCAGTGTGCACGGCCGGCCCGCGTACATCGTGCCGCGGGCCGACGGAATCGTCGTGGGCGCCACCCAGCACGAATCCGGCCACGACACCCAGGTCACCGTCGCCGGGGTGCGCGACCTCATCGCCGACGCCGAAGCCCTGATGCCTGCGATCGGCGAGTACGAACTGCGCGAGGCCTCGGCCGGTCTGCGGCCGATGACTCCCGACAATCTGCCCCTGATCGGGCGAGTGTCGGATCGGGTCGTGGTGGCGACGGGACACGGTCGCAACGGCGTCCTGCTCACCCCCGTCACCGCCGACGCGACGGTGGCACTGTTGGAGGGATCGGCTCTCGCCGAGGCGAAGGCTGCCGACCCCGGACGTTTCGAGAAAGTAGCGAGGTAG
- the thiS gene encoding sulfur carrier protein ThiS, translating to MSEQQVVVPVGITVNGEDHEFAVAPTVAHLLETLNLPTKGIAVAVNGAVFPKARWDEVVDRGWDIEILTAVQGG from the coding sequence ATGAGTGAGCAGCAAGTGGTGGTGCCCGTCGGCATCACCGTCAACGGCGAGGACCACGAGTTCGCGGTAGCGCCCACCGTCGCCCACCTGCTGGAGACGCTGAACCTGCCCACGAAAGGCATTGCGGTAGCGGTCAATGGTGCCGTGTTCCCGAAGGCCCGCTGGGACGAAGTCGTGGACCGCGGCTGGGACATCGAAATCCTCACGGCGGTGCAGGGTGGCTGA
- a CDS encoding thiazole synthase gives MADVTPVAQKGLTIAGRTFDSRLIMGTGGAANLTVLEEALVASGTELTTVAMRRVDAAGGTGVLDLLRRLDIAPLPNTAGCRGAAEAVLTAQLAREALETDWVKLEVIADERTLMPDAIELVSAAEQLVDDGFVVLPYTTDDPVLARRLEDIGCVAVMPLGSPIGTGLGIANPHNIEMIVDGAGVPVILDAGIGTASDATLAMELGCDAVLLATAVTRAKDPALMASAMRGAVVAGYEARHAGRIPKRFWAQASS, from the coding sequence GTGGCTGACGTGACACCGGTGGCGCAGAAGGGCCTGACGATCGCCGGCCGCACCTTCGACTCGCGGTTGATCATGGGCACCGGCGGCGCCGCCAACCTCACCGTGCTGGAAGAGGCGCTGGTGGCATCCGGCACCGAGTTGACGACCGTCGCGATGCGCCGGGTCGACGCGGCCGGCGGCACCGGCGTGCTCGACCTGCTGCGGCGGCTCGACATCGCGCCGCTCCCGAACACCGCGGGTTGCCGGGGCGCGGCCGAGGCGGTGCTCACCGCGCAGCTCGCCCGAGAGGCGCTGGAAACCGACTGGGTGAAGCTCGAGGTGATCGCCGACGAACGCACCCTGATGCCCGACGCGATCGAGCTCGTCAGTGCGGCAGAGCAATTGGTCGACGACGGCTTCGTCGTCCTGCCGTACACCACGGATGACCCGGTGCTGGCCCGCCGGCTCGAGGACATCGGGTGTGTTGCCGTGATGCCCTTGGGGTCACCGATCGGAACCGGATTGGGCATCGCCAACCCGCACAACATCGAAATGATCGTCGACGGGGCTGGGGTGCCGGTGATCCTCGACGCCGGCATCGGAACCGCGAGCGACGCCACCCTGGCGATGGAGTTGGGCTGTGACGCCGTCCTCCTCGCCACCGCCGTCACCCGGGCCAAGGACCCGGCGCTGATGGCGTCGGCGATGCGTGGCGCTGTCGTGGCGGGATACGAGGCACGTCACGCGGGCCGGATACCCAAACGATTCTGGGCGCAGGCGTCGTCGTAG